One Ornithorhynchus anatinus isolate Pmale09 chromosome 2, mOrnAna1.pri.v4, whole genome shotgun sequence DNA segment encodes these proteins:
- the HEY2 gene encoding hairy/enhancer-of-split related with YRPW motif protein 2 isoform X1 encodes MKRPCEDTTSDSDLDETIDVGSENNYSGRSTGSVIRSDSPTTTSQIMARKKRRGIIEKRRRDRINNSLSELRRLVPTAFEKQGSAKLEKAEILQMTVDHLKMLQATGGKGYFDAHALAMDFMSIGFRECLTEVARYLSSVEGLDGADPLRMRLVSHLSTCASQREAAAMTSPLGPHPHPHPFHPHHWAAAAFHPLPAALLPPSGLHASEGPPCRLSADSGLRGPPPGSLAPCLPPLSASLLSLSATVHAAAAAAAHSFPLSFAGAFPLLPPAGAGAAVSPPLPASAASSPQQAGSGGANSKPYRPWGTEVGAF; translated from the exons ATGAAGCGCCCGTGCGAGGACACCACCTCCGACAGCGACCTGGACGAGACCATAGACGTGGGCAGCGAGAACAACTACTCCGG GCGAAGTACCGGTTCCGTGATTCGATCGGATTCCCCGACCACCACGTCTCAGATCATGGCccgaaagaaaaggagaggg ATAATAGAGAAGAGGCGACGGGACCGTATAAATAACAGTCTGTCAGAGTTGAGACGACTCGTGCCGACGGCTTTCGAGAAACAA GGCTCTGCCAAATTGGAAAAGGCGGAAATACTGCAGATGACAGTGGACCATCTGAAGATGCTGCAGGCAACGGGAGGGAAAG GGTATTTCGACGCCCACGCGCTGGCCATGGATTTCATGAGCATCGGCTTCCGGGAGTGTCTGACGGAAGTGGCCAGGTACCTGAGCTCGGTGGAGGGCCTGGACGGCGCCGACCCGCTGAGGATGCGCCTCGTCTCCCACCTCAGCACCTGCGCCTCGCAGCGCGAGGCCGCGGCCATGACGTCCCCCTTGGGCCCGCACCCCCACCCgcaccccttccacccccaccactgggccgccgccgccttccACCCGCTCCCGGCCGCCCTGCTCCCCCCCAGCGGACTCCACGCCTCGGAGGGCCCCCCGTGCCGCCTCTCGGCCGACTCGGGCCTCCGCGGGCCTCCGCCCGGCAGCCTGGccccctgcctcccgcccctGTCCGCCTCGCTCCTGTCCCTCTCGGCCACCGTCCACGCCGCGGCCGCGGCCGCCGCCCACAGCTTCCCGCTGTCCTTCGCGGGCGCCTTCCCCCTGCTgccccccgccggggccggggccgccgtcagccccccgctccccgcctcgGCCGCCTCCAGCCCCCAGCAGGCCGGTTCCGGGGGCGCGAACAGTAAACCCTACCGGCCCTGGGGGACAGAAGTGGGCGCCTTTTGA
- the HEY2 gene encoding hairy/enhancer-of-split related with YRPW motif protein 2 isoform X2 translates to MARKKRRGIIEKRRRDRINNSLSELRRLVPTAFEKQGSAKLEKAEILQMTVDHLKMLQATGGKGYFDAHALAMDFMSIGFRECLTEVARYLSSVEGLDGADPLRMRLVSHLSTCASQREAAAMTSPLGPHPHPHPFHPHHWAAAAFHPLPAALLPPSGLHASEGPPCRLSADSGLRGPPPGSLAPCLPPLSASLLSLSATVHAAAAAAAHSFPLSFAGAFPLLPPAGAGAAVSPPLPASAASSPQQAGSGGANSKPYRPWGTEVGAF, encoded by the exons ATGGCccgaaagaaaaggagaggg ATAATAGAGAAGAGGCGACGGGACCGTATAAATAACAGTCTGTCAGAGTTGAGACGACTCGTGCCGACGGCTTTCGAGAAACAA GGCTCTGCCAAATTGGAAAAGGCGGAAATACTGCAGATGACAGTGGACCATCTGAAGATGCTGCAGGCAACGGGAGGGAAAG GGTATTTCGACGCCCACGCGCTGGCCATGGATTTCATGAGCATCGGCTTCCGGGAGTGTCTGACGGAAGTGGCCAGGTACCTGAGCTCGGTGGAGGGCCTGGACGGCGCCGACCCGCTGAGGATGCGCCTCGTCTCCCACCTCAGCACCTGCGCCTCGCAGCGCGAGGCCGCGGCCATGACGTCCCCCTTGGGCCCGCACCCCCACCCgcaccccttccacccccaccactgggccgccgccgccttccACCCGCTCCCGGCCGCCCTGCTCCCCCCCAGCGGACTCCACGCCTCGGAGGGCCCCCCGTGCCGCCTCTCGGCCGACTCGGGCCTCCGCGGGCCTCCGCCCGGCAGCCTGGccccctgcctcccgcccctGTCCGCCTCGCTCCTGTCCCTCTCGGCCACCGTCCACGCCGCGGCCGCGGCCGCCGCCCACAGCTTCCCGCTGTCCTTCGCGGGCGCCTTCCCCCTGCTgccccccgccggggccggggccgccgtcagccccccgctccccgcctcgGCCGCCTCCAGCCCCCAGCAGGCCGGTTCCGGGGGCGCGAACAGTAAACCCTACCGGCCCTGGGGGACAGAAGTGGGCGCCTTTTGA